One window from the genome of Pseudoalteromonas sp. '520P1 No. 423' encodes:
- a CDS encoding transglycosylase SLT domain-containing protein: MKKLFISAALFSSISLASFSADAIPVEHKAFISAEKAALSGNKKRYQKALANLDHPLKPYVKMAYLKKYPYLSNEADIESFLNIYQGSPLEWPVRGAWLNNLKKRNKKALFIKYFKPTSSAALTCTNLNYQLQLGAPQSAILQQVTDLWVVGKSQPKECDALFKKWRKQGYMTQERIWQRLTLAAQKGKHTLIPYLKLQLPKNEQYLADLYHKMRKDPSASAGLYRFKNANLKEAEIAIYGIKRLIWRDDDLALRAWRKLDVKFKFTEQQKQGVYYTFALALASSKHKEAKFWLNKVAVEKHDKKLMQWQLTNMLQSVDWPGIIAYFTGKENLSNGQNYWLAYSYQQQGKKQKAESLWSEIAKKRNYYGFMAAARLSLPAQMQYQETVIAPLLIEKVSQAPGFIRAKALAELKRTTSSRREWNYLINTSSKEEKLAAAQLGSQLDWHDRVIYTMAQLKKFHHLDLRFPEAFESLFKRYSHKSKIDITWSYAISRRESSFAPDANSHAGALGLMQILPSTAKYISKSSISRRKLYDPKTNIKLGSQYLSYLKRKNNGNEILATASYNAGYHRVKRWLPKDPIAVDLWIESIPYSETRDYVKNVFAYRQVYHTRMGKTDNLFDDLLTMTIQK; the protein is encoded by the coding sequence ATTAAAAAACTTTTTATTTCAGCTGCGCTATTTTCTAGTATTTCACTTGCTAGTTTTTCAGCTGATGCAATTCCTGTAGAGCATAAAGCTTTTATTTCAGCAGAAAAAGCGGCTTTATCGGGCAATAAAAAAAGATACCAAAAAGCTTTAGCTAATTTAGATCACCCATTAAAGCCTTATGTGAAAATGGCATATTTAAAAAAGTATCCTTATTTATCTAATGAAGCCGATATAGAATCTTTTTTAAATATTTATCAAGGGTCACCATTAGAGTGGCCTGTACGTGGAGCTTGGTTAAATAATTTAAAAAAGAGAAATAAAAAAGCGCTTTTTATTAAGTATTTTAAACCAACAAGCAGCGCAGCTTTAACTTGTACAAATCTAAATTATCAATTGCAATTAGGTGCGCCTCAAAGCGCCATATTGCAACAAGTAACAGATTTATGGGTTGTTGGAAAATCTCAACCAAAAGAGTGTGATGCTTTATTTAAAAAGTGGCGTAAACAAGGTTATATGACGCAAGAGCGCATATGGCAAAGGTTGACGTTAGCTGCACAAAAAGGAAAGCATACTTTAATTCCTTACCTTAAATTACAACTTCCTAAAAATGAGCAATACCTAGCTGACTTATATCATAAAATGCGAAAAGACCCATCAGCATCTGCGGGTTTATATCGGTTTAAAAATGCCAATCTAAAAGAAGCTGAAATTGCTATTTATGGTATTAAGCGCTTAATTTGGCGCGATGATGATTTAGCTTTACGTGCTTGGCGAAAACTAGATGTGAAATTTAAATTCACTGAACAACAAAAGCAGGGGGTTTATTATACTTTTGCTTTGGCCCTGGCATCTTCTAAGCATAAAGAAGCTAAGTTTTGGTTAAACAAAGTAGCAGTTGAAAAACACGATAAAAAGCTAATGCAATGGCAGTTGACTAATATGCTGCAAAGTGTTGATTGGCCAGGTATTATTGCGTACTTTACCGGTAAAGAAAATTTATCTAATGGTCAAAACTATTGGTTAGCTTATTCGTACCAGCAGCAAGGCAAAAAGCAAAAAGCAGAATCTCTTTGGTCTGAAATTGCAAAGAAACGCAATTATTATGGTTTTATGGCAGCTGCAAGATTAAGTTTACCTGCGCAAATGCAATATCAAGAAACTGTAATCGCACCATTATTAATTGAAAAAGTATCTCAAGCGCCTGGTTTTATTCGAGCAAAGGCGTTAGCTGAATTAAAACGTACCACTTCTTCTAGACGTGAATGGAATTATTTAATTAATACTTCCTCAAAAGAAGAAAAGTTAGCAGCTGCACAATTAGGCAGTCAATTAGATTGGCATGACCGTGTGATTTATACAATGGCGCAACTTAAAAAATTTCACCATTTAGATTTGCGCTTTCCTGAGGCTTTTGAAAGTTTATTTAAAAGATATAGTCATAAAAGTAAAATAGATATCACATGGAGTTATGCTATTTCTCGAAGAGAAAGCTCTTTTGCGCCTGATGCAAATTCCCATGCGGGAGCTTTAGGTTTAATGCAAATATTACCAAGTACCGCTAAATATATTTCTAAGTCGAGTATTTCACGTAGAAAACTTTATGATCCAAAAACAAATATTAAGCTGGGATCGCAATATTTAAGTTATTTAAAACGTAAGAATAATGGCAATGAGATTTTGGCAACGGCTTCTTATAATGCCGGTTATCATCGCGTGAAAAGGTGGCTACCCAAAGATCCTATCGCTGTTGATTTATGGATAGAGTCTATTCCATATAGTGAAACACGTGATTACGTGAAGAATGTATTTGCTTATAGGCAAGTTTACCATACAAGAATGGGTAAAACTGATAATTTATTTGATGATTTACTCACGATGACAATTCAAAAATGA
- the pepQ gene encoding Xaa-Pro dipeptidase, with product MDKLASLYAEHITTLQQRTKTLLEREGLEGLVIHSGQAKRQFLDDMSYPFKVNPHFKAWLPVVDNPHCWLVLNGTDKPKLIFYRPVDFWHKVPDEPGDYWAEYFDIQLLQVPDQVEQLLPYDKEKYAYLGEYVEVAKALGFKELNPEPVLNYIHYHRAYKTAYEHVCLREANRLGVNGHQAAKDAFFAGGSEFDIQNAYLLATRQGANEVPYDNIVALNENCAILHYTHFDQLAPKTIRSFLIDAGASFNGYASDITRTYDFNKSGQFAELISELNAQQLQMCEGLKPGVKYGDLHVDCHMRIAKLLSQFNIVNLSAEAIIEKGITKTFFPHGLGHHLGLQVHDMGGFMADERGTHQAAPEGHPFLRCTRTIEVNQVFTIEPGLYFIDSLLGDLSKTDNNQYINWDKVAEFKPYGGIRIEDNIIVHRDHNENMTRDLKLV from the coding sequence ATGGATAAACTCGCTTCTTTATATGCTGAACATATTACGACTTTACAGCAACGAACTAAAACGCTGCTAGAGCGAGAAGGACTTGAGGGTTTAGTTATTCATTCGGGTCAGGCAAAACGTCAATTTTTAGATGATATGAGCTATCCGTTTAAAGTTAACCCGCATTTTAAAGCTTGGTTACCGGTTGTAGATAATCCACATTGTTGGTTAGTGCTAAATGGTACTGATAAACCAAAATTAATTTTTTATCGTCCGGTAGATTTTTGGCATAAAGTACCTGATGAGCCAGGTGATTATTGGGCTGAATATTTTGATATTCAATTATTACAAGTGCCAGATCAAGTTGAACAGTTATTACCTTATGATAAAGAAAAGTATGCTTACTTAGGTGAATATGTAGAAGTTGCTAAAGCGTTAGGATTTAAAGAATTAAACCCTGAACCAGTGCTTAATTATATTCACTATCATAGGGCATATAAAACAGCTTATGAACATGTATGTTTACGTGAAGCTAACCGTTTAGGTGTTAATGGTCATCAAGCAGCTAAAGATGCTTTTTTTGCTGGCGGTTCTGAGTTTGATATTCAAAATGCGTATTTATTAGCGACACGTCAAGGTGCAAATGAAGTACCTTACGATAATATAGTGGCATTAAATGAAAACTGTGCAATTTTACATTACACACATTTTGATCAGCTAGCACCTAAAACGATACGTTCATTTTTAATAGATGCTGGTGCAAGTTTTAATGGTTATGCATCTGATATCACACGTACATATGATTTTAATAAATCAGGTCAATTTGCAGAACTGATCAGTGAATTAAATGCACAGCAACTACAAATGTGTGAGGGTTTAAAGCCGGGTGTTAAATATGGTGATTTGCATGTTGATTGTCATATGCGTATCGCAAAATTATTATCACAATTTAATATTGTAAATTTATCTGCTGAAGCCATTATTGAAAAAGGCATCACTAAAACTTTCTTCCCACATGGTTTAGGTCATCACTTAGGTTTACAAGTACATGATATGGGCGGTTTTATGGCTGATGAACGCGGCACGCATCAAGCTGCTCCTGAAGGTCATCCTTTCTTACGTTGTACACGTACAATAGAAGTGAACCAAGTATTTACCATTGAACCAGGTTTATACTTTATTGACTCATTACTAGGAGACCTATCAAAAACAGATAATAACCAGTACATTAATTGGGATAAAGTAGCTGAGTTTAAGCCTTATGGCGGCATTAGAATTGAAGATAATATTATTGTTCACCGTGATCATAATGAAAATATGACTCGTGACTTAAAGTTAGTCTAG
- a CDS encoding YigZ family protein, with amino-acid sequence MPQEYKIPSAAVFYQEDIKKSKFIVHIAHTPDLESAKAFIKSIGIKYPDARHNCWAHVAGEPSGSHVFGFSDDGEPNGTAGKPMLNVLMGSGLGEITAVVTRYFGGIKLGTGGLVRAYGGSLNNAMLELTTETKIPEAIIYGISEYSHQGLIENILTAYKVLDIEKTFTAQIAWQIKIDSREVERALAEVFEKTNARVEFKLKE; translated from the coding sequence ATGCCACAAGAATATAAAATCCCTTCCGCAGCTGTTTTTTATCAAGAAGATATCAAAAAAAGTAAATTTATTGTACATATCGCACACACTCCAGATTTAGAGTCAGCGAAAGCATTTATTAAGAGTATTGGTATTAAATATCCTGATGCAAGGCACAACTGTTGGGCGCATGTTGCAGGTGAACCGAGTGGCAGTCATGTTTTTGGCTTTTCTGATGATGGAGAGCCTAACGGTACCGCAGGCAAGCCTATGCTAAATGTGTTAATGGGGTCTGGATTAGGTGAAATTACAGCAGTGGTAACACGTTATTTTGGTGGCATTAAACTTGGTACGGGTGGTCTTGTTCGTGCATATGGCGGCAGCTTAAATAATGCCATGCTGGAATTGACAACCGAGACTAAAATTCCTGAAGCAATAATTTATGGTATTTCAGAGTATAGTCATCAAGGATTGATTGAAAATATATTAACGGCTTATAAAGTTTTAGATATTGAAAAAACATTTACAGCTCAAATTGCTTGGCAAATAAAAATTGATAGCAGGGAAGTCGAGCGTGCTTTAGCTGAAGTATTTGAGAAAACAAATGCAAGAGTTGAATTTAAGTTAAAAGAATAA
- a CDS encoding TrkH family potassium uptake protein has protein sequence MQFRTIIRILGLLVALFSVTMIPPALVSLIYKDGGGFPFVLAFVFSVIIGLLTWYPNRSEKADLKAREGFLIVVLFWLVLGAFGSLPLIFLEEPNLSLADAVFESFSGLTTTGATVLTGIEFLPKSVLFYRQQLQWLGGMGIIVLAVAVLPMLGVGGMQLYRAETPGPVKDSKMTPRIADTAKHLWYIYVSLTLACTLAYWSAGMGWFDAICHAFSTIAIGGFSTYDASMGHFNSPLINMICVFFLLIAAVNFSLHYAVVANRNLRSYIRDPELKAFLFIQAALVLVCFAVLSSHNMFESGDETLNQAIFQAVSISTTAGFATDNFSAWPIFLPMLLIFSSFIGGCAGSTGGGMKVVRVFLLYLQGIRELNRLVHPRAIYSIKLGRKALPDKVVEAVWGFFSAYALVFVIIMLMLMGTGMDNITAFSATAACLNNLGPGLGDVASHFGDITDTAKWILTIAMVFGRLEIFTLLVLFTPTFWRG, from the coding sequence ATGCAGTTTCGTACTATTATCAGAATCCTCGGGTTATTGGTTGCGCTTTTCAGTGTCACTATGATCCCTCCTGCACTTGTCTCTTTGATTTATAAAGATGGTGGTGGTTTTCCTTTTGTTCTTGCCTTTGTATTTAGTGTCATCATAGGTTTATTGACTTGGTATCCTAATAGAAGTGAAAAAGCAGATTTAAAAGCCCGAGAAGGGTTTTTGATTGTTGTTTTATTCTGGTTGGTATTAGGTGCGTTTGGTTCTCTACCTTTAATATTTCTTGAAGAGCCAAATTTATCTTTAGCTGATGCGGTATTTGAATCTTTTTCGGGTTTAACTACAACAGGCGCAACTGTTTTAACTGGCATAGAGTTCCTTCCTAAATCAGTATTGTTTTATCGTCAGCAATTACAGTGGTTAGGTGGTATGGGGATCATTGTATTAGCTGTTGCTGTTTTACCTATGTTAGGAGTTGGTGGTATGCAGCTTTATAGGGCTGAAACACCGGGTCCGGTGAAAGACTCTAAAATGACGCCGCGTATCGCTGATACGGCAAAACACCTTTGGTATATATATGTATCACTTACTTTAGCTTGTACTTTAGCTTATTGGAGTGCGGGAATGGGATGGTTTGATGCGATTTGTCATGCTTTTTCTACTATCGCAATTGGTGGTTTTTCTACTTATGATGCATCTATGGGTCACTTTAATAGCCCACTCATAAATATGATATGTGTGTTCTTTTTATTGATAGCCGCAGTGAACTTTTCATTACATTATGCGGTAGTCGCAAATCGAAACTTAAGAAGTTACATTAGAGATCCAGAATTGAAAGCATTCTTGTTTATTCAAGCTGCATTAGTTTTGGTTTGTTTTGCTGTGTTGTCTTCGCATAATATGTTTGAAAGTGGTGATGAAACGTTAAATCAAGCGATATTTCAGGCTGTTTCAATTAGTACCACTGCGGGTTTTGCCACAGATAACTTTTCGGCCTGGCCTATATTTTTACCTATGTTATTAATATTTTCGAGCTTTATTGGTGGCTGTGCAGGTTCAACAGGGGGCGGTATGAAGGTTGTTCGTGTATTTCTATTGTACTTACAAGGTATACGAGAATTAAATCGTCTGGTGCATCCTAGAGCGATATATTCTATAAAACTTGGACGTAAAGCACTGCCAGATAAAGTAGTTGAAGCGGTTTGGGGTTTCTTTTCAGCTTATGCTTTGGTATTTGTCATTATCATGTTGATGTTAATGGGTACGGGCATGGATAATATTACTGCGTTTTCAGCGACAGCTGCCTGTTTAAATAACTTAGGCCCAGGATTAGGTGATGTTGCTTCTCACTTTGGTGATATTACAGATACCGCAAAGTGGATTTTAACCATAGCGATGGTATTTGGTCGTTTAGAGATATTTACCCTATTGGTACTGTTTACCCCTACATTCTGGCGGGGATAA
- the trkA gene encoding Trk system potassium transporter TrkA: MKIIILGAGQVGGTLAENLVGEKNEITVIDINGDKLHQLQDKYDLQVVTGHSAHPDILRQAGAEDADMIIAVTSSDEVNMIACQIAYSIFNTPTKIARIRSEQYLRYKEKLFHNHDLPVDHYIAPEQLVTKYIRRLIDYPGALQVLQFAEGKLSLVAVKAYYGGLLVGYALSTLKEHIPNVETRVAAIYRQGRPIKPLGTTVIEADDEIFFIAATKHIRAVMSELQKLEQSYKKIMIVGGGNIGAGLARSLEKNHTVKLIERNPARAAQLSEQLDKTIVFCGDASDQELLSEEHIEQVDVFIAVTNDDEANIMAAMLAKRMGAQKTMVLIQRSAYVDLVQSGEIDIAISPQQATISALLTHVRRGDIVNVYSLRKGAAEAIEAVAHGDKNTSKVVGKAIRDIKLPAGTTIGAIVRNDDVLIAHDSTVIESGDHVIMFLIDKKHIYVVEKLFQVSAIFM, from the coding sequence ATGAAAATTATCATTTTAGGCGCGGGTCAGGTTGGCGGCACTTTAGCTGAAAACTTGGTTGGTGAAAAAAACGAAATCACAGTTATAGATATTAACGGTGATAAACTTCACCAACTTCAAGATAAATACGACTTACAAGTAGTAACTGGACATAGCGCCCATCCTGATATTTTACGCCAAGCTGGAGCTGAAGACGCAGATATGATCATTGCGGTAACCAGTTCCGATGAAGTGAACATGATCGCCTGTCAAATAGCCTATAGTATCTTTAATACACCAACAAAAATTGCCCGTATTCGTTCAGAGCAATACTTACGTTATAAAGAAAAGCTTTTTCACAATCATGATTTACCAGTAGATCACTATATCGCGCCAGAGCAACTTGTAACTAAGTACATACGTCGTTTAATTGATTATCCTGGCGCTTTACAGGTTTTACAGTTTGCTGAAGGTAAATTATCTTTAGTGGCAGTAAAAGCCTACTACGGTGGCTTATTAGTTGGTTATGCACTTTCAACATTAAAAGAGCATATCCCAAATGTTGAAACCCGAGTAGCTGCAATTTACCGCCAAGGCAGGCCAATAAAACCTTTAGGCACCACAGTCATTGAAGCCGATGATGAAATATTTTTTATCGCTGCTACTAAACACATACGTGCAGTAATGAGTGAACTGCAAAAGCTTGAACAATCTTATAAAAAAATAATGATTGTAGGCGGTGGCAATATAGGCGCGGGTTTAGCCCGTTCTTTAGAGAAAAACCACACAGTTAAATTGATTGAACGCAATCCAGCACGTGCAGCACAACTATCTGAACAATTGGATAAAACAATTGTGTTTTGTGGTGATGCATCAGATCAAGAGTTACTATCTGAAGAACATATAGAGCAGGTTGATGTATTTATTGCGGTAACCAATGATGATGAAGCTAATATCATGGCTGCTATGTTAGCAAAACGAATGGGTGCACAAAAAACCATGGTATTAATTCAACGTAGTGCTTATGTTGATTTAGTACAAAGTGGTGAGATTGATATTGCCATATCACCGCAACAAGCAACCATATCAGCGCTGCTTACTCATGTACGCCGTGGTGATATTGTTAATGTATACTCATTACGTAAAGGCGCTGCTGAAGCTATAGAAGCAGTTGCCCATGGTGATAAAAACACTTCTAAAGTAGTGGGTAAAGCAATTAGAGATATCAAGTTACCTGCAGGTACAACCATAGGTGCAATTGTCAGAAATGATGATGTACTCATTGCCCATGATAGTACTGTAATTGAATCAGGTGATCACGTGATCATGTTCTTGATCGATAAAAAGCATATCTATGTGGTAGAAAAACTATTCCAAGTAAGCGCTATATTTATGTAA
- the rsmB gene encoding 16S rRNA (cytosine(967)-C(5))-methyltransferase RsmB has protein sequence MSDVRALAAEVIYQVIIEKQSLNQALPTASTKVAVKDKALLQQLCYGVLRHYSSLEFYCSKLLSKPLKGKQKVFEFLLCVGIYQLQHMRTPPHAAVAETVNALTTLNATGLKGLINAVLRNFQRQQTELEAQADEINACRYNHPGWFINQVKAAYPEKWQQILKANQLQAPMWLRVNQAKNSTAQYSEKLNQKNIAHKLQDGFYDAVLLDKPCDVFSLPEFETGGSSVQDGAAQIAARLLDPQDGDYILDACAAPGGKTCHLLELAKVEVLALDADAKRLERVQENLTRIGLEAKLTCADASKPDEWFDGKQFDRILLDVPCSATGVIRRHPDIKWLRRADDIEKLAQLQGQILQEIWPLLKPGGTLLYATCSVLPQENKSQILNFLEQKTDAEHIAINSDDTLTTPGWQLLPDLTDGFYYAKLTKKHS, from the coding sequence ATGAGCGATGTAAGAGCCTTAGCAGCTGAAGTTATTTATCAAGTTATCATAGAAAAGCAATCTCTGAATCAAGCTTTACCTACTGCTAGCACCAAAGTTGCCGTTAAAGACAAAGCTTTATTACAGCAACTTTGTTATGGCGTATTGCGTCACTATTCAAGCTTAGAGTTTTACTGCTCTAAATTATTAAGCAAGCCATTAAAAGGTAAACAAAAAGTATTTGAATTTTTACTTTGTGTTGGCATATATCAATTACAACATATGCGTACACCACCACATGCAGCAGTTGCTGAAACCGTAAATGCATTAACAACTTTAAATGCGACTGGCTTAAAAGGTTTAATCAATGCAGTTTTACGTAATTTTCAACGTCAACAGACTGAATTAGAAGCCCAAGCTGATGAGATTAACGCATGTCGTTATAACCACCCAGGCTGGTTTATCAATCAAGTTAAAGCAGCTTACCCTGAAAAATGGCAGCAAATTTTAAAAGCGAACCAACTACAAGCTCCAATGTGGTTACGTGTAAATCAAGCAAAAAACAGTACAGCGCAATATAGTGAAAAGCTAAATCAAAAAAATATAGCGCATAAATTACAAGATGGTTTTTATGATGCTGTTCTATTAGATAAACCATGCGATGTATTTAGCTTGCCAGAGTTTGAAACTGGCGGCAGCTCAGTACAAGATGGTGCAGCTCAAATAGCAGCAAGATTATTAGATCCACAAGATGGTGACTATATACTAGATGCATGTGCAGCGCCAGGCGGTAAAACATGTCATTTATTAGAGCTTGCAAAGGTAGAAGTACTAGCTTTAGATGCGGATGCTAAAAGATTAGAGCGCGTACAAGAAAACTTAACTCGCATTGGTTTAGAAGCAAAATTAACTTGTGCAGATGCTTCAAAACCAGATGAGTGGTTTGATGGTAAGCAATTTGATCGCATTTTATTAGATGTACCATGTTCAGCGACAGGTGTGATACGCCGCCACCCAGATATAAAATGGTTACGCAGAGCTGATGACATTGAAAAACTCGCTCAATTACAAGGGCAAATTTTACAAGAAATATGGCCTTTATTAAAACCAGGTGGTACTTTGCTTTATGCTACCTGTTCAGTTTTACCTCAAGAAAACAAAAGTCAAATTTTGAATTTCCTTGAACAGAAAACTGATGCAGAACATATTGCAATAAACTCTGATGATACTTTAACCACTCCAGGATGGCAGTTACTGCCAGATCTCACTGATGGTTTTTATTATGCAAAGTTAACTAAAAAACACTCTTAA
- the fmt gene encoding methionyl-tRNA formyltransferase has protein sequence MTQPLRIVFAGTPDFAARHLQALIDSEHQVIATYTMPDRPAGRGKKLKASEVKQLAVENNIDVYQPESLKVESEQQILADLNADIMVVVAYGLILPQTILDTPRLGCINVHGSILPRWRGAAPIQRAIWAGDKESGVTIMQMDLGLDTGDMLNITTCDINQDETSASLYTKLAELGPKALIETLAELANSTAKAIAQDESLANYAHKLSKQEADIDWSMDAEQIERNIRSFNPWPVCFTQMSGNTVKIYQAKVVELTGEPGTVLASDKTGITIATGKNSVKIEQLQPQGKKPMSAQDFLNGRADWVEINSIIGNKGENE, from the coding sequence GTGACACAACCTTTACGCATTGTTTTTGCGGGCACACCTGATTTTGCAGCTCGCCACCTTCAAGCTCTTATAGACTCTGAACATCAAGTCATAGCTACATATACTATGCCAGACCGACCTGCTGGACGTGGTAAAAAATTAAAAGCAAGTGAAGTTAAACAACTTGCTGTTGAAAATAATATTGATGTTTATCAACCTGAATCATTAAAAGTTGAAAGTGAACAGCAAATATTAGCCGACTTAAACGCTGATATTATGGTTGTTGTTGCTTACGGTTTAATTTTACCGCAAACCATTTTAGATACGCCTCGTTTAGGTTGCATTAACGTGCATGGTTCTATTTTACCTCGCTGGCGCGGTGCTGCACCTATTCAAAGAGCAATATGGGCAGGCGATAAAGAATCTGGCGTAACCATAATGCAAATGGATTTAGGTTTAGATACCGGTGATATGCTCAATATTACCACTTGCGATATCAACCAAGATGAAACAAGCGCCTCTCTATATACAAAATTGGCAGAACTAGGTCCTAAAGCATTAATAGAAACACTAGCTGAATTAGCAAACAGTACTGCTAAAGCAATTGCTCAAGATGAATCCCTAGCTAATTACGCTCACAAGCTATCTAAACAAGAAGCTGATATAGACTGGTCTATGGATGCAGAACAAATAGAGCGAAATATTCGCTCATTTAATCCTTGGCCGGTATGTTTCACACAAATGTCAGGTAATACCGTTAAAATTTACCAAGCGAAAGTTGTCGAGTTAACAGGTGAGCCAGGCACAGTTTTAGCAAGTGATAAAACTGGCATTACTATAGCAACAGGTAAAAATTCAGTTAAAATAGAGCAGTTACAACCTCAAGGTAAAAAACCTATGTCTGCACAAGATTTTTTAAATGGTCGTGCTGATTGGGTCGAAATTAATAGCATTATTGGTAACAAAGGTGAAAACGAATGA
- the def gene encoding peptide deformylase: MAILEVLRFPDERLRTIAKKVTQVDDSIRKIVDDMFDTMYEENGVGLAATQVNIHQRIVVMDVSEERDERIVLINPEIIKQSGSTISEEGCLSVPEAHAKVDRAEFVTIKALDAQGEEFEMDADELLAICIQHELDHLVGKLFIDYLSPLKRQRIRKKLEKEAKLAAKEAAQS; this comes from the coding sequence ATGGCAATTTTAGAAGTATTACGTTTCCCTGATGAACGTCTACGCACTATCGCAAAAAAAGTAACACAAGTCGATGATTCAATAAGAAAGATTGTTGATGACATGTTTGACACTATGTACGAAGAAAACGGTGTTGGTTTAGCTGCTACTCAAGTTAATATCCACCAGCGCATAGTTGTAATGGATGTTTCTGAAGAGCGAGATGAAAGAATCGTTTTGATTAATCCTGAAATAATTAAACAATCAGGCAGCACAATCAGTGAAGAAGGCTGTTTATCAGTACCTGAAGCACATGCAAAAGTAGACAGAGCAGAATTTGTGACTATTAAAGCATTAGATGCACAAGGTGAAGAATTTGAAATGGATGCAGATGAGCTATTAGCGATATGCATTCAACACGAATTAGATCACTTAGTTGGTAAACTATTTATTGATTATTTATCACCACTCAAGCGTCAACGCATTCGTAAAAAATTAGAAAAAGAAGCTAAGCTAGCCGCTAAAGAAGCAGCTCAAAGCTAG
- a CDS encoding LysM peptidoglycan-binding domain-containing protein, giving the protein MIKKIAAIALSLSMAFPAIADILKVKNNAPEQYVVKKGDTLWDISAIYLEQPWLWPKLWRFNPHIDNPHLIYPGDTLSLVYDADGQPMLVMNQKYKKLSPHGRKTMKKDGAIPTLPLELIRPYLTYEQAMDEKTMATKPYVLGGNTNAKNLVSGHILYVKGNLERSKYYGIYRKGEAYIDPETGEPLAHEAILVGTVRAFRNGDIDNGVPASVRVKNSKREIHAGDFLMPAMEGQSLPAFFNLTKPEKEVDGSIIASTTKLREFSKLDVVVIDIGTDDEIKPGHIFDIRRQSPTVVDGSDGPKYLEDSSRFSKIAASAAELFGSEANADSTVWKMPKEKVGELMVFKVYNNLSYALVTDTLQPIRVGDAVSVE; this is encoded by the coding sequence ATGATTAAAAAAATTGCCGCTATAGCGCTTTCATTGTCGATGGCTTTTCCTGCTATCGCAGATATTTTGAAAGTTAAAAATAATGCGCCTGAGCAGTATGTAGTTAAAAAAGGCGATACGCTTTGGGATATTTCTGCCATTTATTTAGAGCAACCTTGGTTGTGGCCTAAACTATGGCGATTTAATCCTCACATTGATAATCCTCATTTAATTTATCCAGGCGATACACTTTCACTGGTTTATGATGCTGATGGTCAGCCTATGCTTGTGATGAATCAAAAATATAAAAAATTATCTCCTCATGGCCGTAAAACCATGAAGAAAGATGGTGCTATTCCTACTTTACCTCTTGAGCTTATTCGACCTTATTTAACCTATGAACAAGCTATGGATGAAAAAACCATGGCAACAAAACCTTATGTTTTAGGTGGAAATACCAATGCTAAAAATTTAGTTTCTGGCCATATTTTATATGTAAAAGGTAATTTAGAACGTAGTAAGTATTATGGTATTTATCGTAAAGGTGAAGCTTATATCGATCCAGAGACGGGTGAGCCTTTAGCACACGAAGCTATTTTAGTGGGCACTGTTCGCGCGTTTAGAAATGGCGATATTGATAATGGTGTGCCGGCATCTGTTCGTGTGAAAAATTCTAAGCGTGAAATTCATGCGGGTGACTTTTTAATGCCTGCAATGGAAGGCCAATCGTTACCTGCTTTCTTTAATTTAACTAAACCAGAGAAAGAAGTGGATGGTTCTATTATCGCTTCAACAACTAAATTAAGAGAGTTTAGTAAGTTAGATGTCGTTGTTATTGACATTGGCACTGATGATGAAATAAAACCGGGGCATATTTTTGATATTCGTCGTCAATCACCTACAGTTGTAGATGGCAGTGATGGTCCTAAGTATTTGGAAGATTCATCTCGATTTTCAAAAATAGCAGCTTCTGCGGCTGAGTTATTTGGTAGCGAAGCGAATGCCGACAGCACTGTTTGGAAAATGCCAAAAGAAAAAGTTGGTGAGTTAATGGTATTTAAGGTTTATAACAATTTAAGTTACGCCTTAGTCACAGATACGTTACAGCCTATCAGAGTAGGAGATGCTGTTAGCGTAGAGTAA